CACTATTTGCTTATATAAAGAGGGCTTGACTTTGTTGAGAGGCAACCCTTAGGAGCTTCAACACCTAAGAGCTCTATTCTTCTCATGCTTATCGGTCTCCCCTTgtaattcttaaatattttttatgtattattgTTCATCTTATATGAAGAACAACTACAACtatttcaattaataatttgtgaatatttttcagcagtttttttttctttttttatcatacTTGCACATTacttttatttacttatttgcaTATTACTTCAGTTATTTGGTCCATTTGGATTCCAGTcatctgctctctctctctctctctctctctctctctctctctctctctctctctctctctctctctctctctctctctctctctctctatatatatatatatatatatatatatatatatatatatataatgtgcttattttaaaattgtaaaaagtgtgcgaataaaaaagttttagaaaatttgAATCTAAAATGTAGAGGAAACTATTATATAGATGGAAAATGAGATCTGCACAAGTATTAACAGAGAAGAAGGTTTTAATAGAGCTTAACAATGGTTAGAACTAATACATTTATACAAGTACTCATATATCATAGTTCGGTTGTctctcttaaaatattatttttattttaaaatttgagaaaattgtattattttttatattttgtttggaagtttagaaaagttgtaatgattagataaaaaagttgaaaaatttgaaattgaaaagtattttatgtttgagtaatgtttggtaggggtggcaatatgtgacacgacccgttaactcAACACGAACaagacacgataaaagcgggttagggtttacccttaacgggttcgggtcaaaacgggttgaccggttaagacacgatagcttaacgggttgataacggatTAACCCGTTATGActcgttaagaaagttaaagttacaattatacccttatacctaaaaaataaaattgttgggattttaactttgatatttttattgtttggattgtaattttagacttgtagttagttttatatttttttatagatattgtgattttaatatttatataaaattatgctaaacttaagtAGATAAAATGGGTTAATTTTAGGTCtatttcaatccatttacataaacgggtcaaaacgggttgacacgacacgacccgttatatTAATAGATCgtgctagggtttgagattttgacacgataagcttaacgggtcgggttagggttgacttatatagtataatatatatgtcttgacaagacacgaacacgacccgttaacacgatttgacacccctaatgtttggaaaggaaattataaaaaactttgaataagatgagatggtctCATCTTatccaagtgtccaaacatggTCGGGATATTTGGGAAACGAGATGATATCAGAACTTTGTGAATAGTAACgaaattgtttgtgaataataatgaaatttttgtctattttgagttaatatgttttattggattttggaaaatgttagAGAAAAAgtcgaataaaaatattataaaattaaaatattattagaatataaatttttaataatactttttttaaaattttaaaaagtattttttttttatgtttttttatatgtttgggAAAATAacaatgattaagaaaatttgaaatttgaaaaatgtttgtcttcaagtgatgtttggaaaagaaattttataaattttgagatgagataatttatgatCCCAAATGAGGCTAAACCAGGATTCGAATCTTCTAAGATTTCTattaaatctcaaattttaaaataaatatttaatattgaatatttgtCAAAAAACtgactaaaataattataaatatgttaaaacTCGCTTCAGTATTTACTTTTccactacttaaaaaaaaatattgatttcagaaaaaaaaaaaaaaaaaaacaaaacaaaactaaaaaaaataattaaaccactCCCCGGACTCCAGTACTTAACAGGGACGTGTGAAAAGCCAGAAGGACCATAGCGGACCAGCGGTACCCGGTCTTCCTACCCTTCTACTATCAAAAACCAGTCTGCCGCCAACCAACCATACTGGAACTGGAAGTGGAGTCTTCGGCTGCTTTCGTGTTTTCCTCTACATATCCATCACCGCGTTGTACCAATCCATGTTTCAAAACCTGTTaagcttgttttgttttgtgcttgcgcctctctattttctctatGTTTGTGTACAGCATCTGAGTCCAAAATCTGCTACCGTGTTCAAGAGAAAGCCGTCAACGCCGAAAGCTGAGTACATCCAGAATATCATGGCTGAATCAGGTCAACCTCCTTTTTTCGATAAACCCAGATTGGTGGTCAACAAGGTTTTGGCCAGAGCTCAACAAGAGAGTGCTGGTGGTATTTTTAGGAGATGCATTGGAAGgtattcttgaatttttttggcttctctttcctttttcctggAGTTTTCGTCCTCTGGGCATTAATTCTTTGGAGTAACTGTTCAATGTTGGCTGAGCTTTTGTCATCTGGGATTGATTACTTTGTGGGTTCTTTTTGTTGGGGGCATTTGATTCTCAGAAGCGAATTGAAGTCTTTGGACCCTTTTCTAATGTTCGTTGATTTTTCGCGTACGCACGATTCCAATCTCATTCTATTCAGTTCTAAACTTGTCTTTGATTAATGCAGTTGGTATTAACATTGTGTGCTGGTAACTACTTTAACTGTTTGATGTTGCAGTGACTCCTCCATCTGGATTTCCTGATCATCCACACAGAGGTTCTGCATTCAAACCAATGAATCTCATCGTTGATCATCCAAATGAATACGTATATTTTCATCTTTCATATCTATCTATTTTGCAGGTTTTGAGACTGTCACATACATGCTGCAGGTATACTTCTCTCAAAGCAGCTCAGTAACTTGCACAAAATTGTGACTGAACTGTTGAGAAACTAAGTTTGGTTTTTTGGGATTATAGGGAGGCCTTGTTCATCAAGACTTTGCAGGAAATAAGGGAACAATTCGAACCGGCGATGTTCAGGTAAGGGATATCATTTGCAATCAATTATCTTTTGAAAAACTAGAACAAATTATCTTATGACACTTGCCTTTGTTTGCAGTGGATGACGGCTGGTAGAGGAATTATTCACTCTGAAATGCCTGCAGGAGAAGGACCTTCAAAGGGCTTCCAGCTTTGGATCAATTTAGCATCCAAAGACAAAATGTAAGAGCTCTCTTTCCATTAACAGTCAGTTATGAATAAATCTGCTGCACGCTCATTACCCACATGAATTACCATCTTATACACAGATGTCTGTATAAAATTGTACTCTAAAGTCATTCACAATACTTATACCCGTGTGCAATGGCTTTTAATCACTCCATGATATCTGATTTCTGTGTGAGAGAGTGTATGAATTCTGCAATTGATAAATGTGCTCTGCCCTGTATAACAGTTGACTACCGAATACTTCACTAACTTGGGAGTTTCCTGAACAAATTTGAGTGCTTAATTTTCAGGACTGAACCAAGTTATCAGGAACTTTTAACCGAGGAGATAAAAAGGGCAGAGGAAGATGGGGTTGAGGTCCGAGTTATAGCAGGAGAATCAATGGGAGTCCGATCTTCGGTTTACACCCGGACTCCAACAATGTATCTGGATTTCACATTAAACCCCGGAGCTCAAGTGCATCAGAAAATCCCAGAATCATGGAATTCCTTTGCGTACATAATTGAAGGGGAAGGGGTCTTTGGTTCCTCAAACTCATCACCTGTGGCGCCTCACAATCTCCTGGTTCTGGGTCCTGGAGATGGTGTAAGTGTGTGGAACAGGTCTTCAAAGAAACTGAGGTTTGTGCTGATTGGAGGGCAGCCGCTTAATGAACCTGTGGCCCAGTACGGTCCTTTTGTGATGAACACACAAGCTGAAATCAGTAGGGCTATCGAAGACTACCAATATTTCAAAAATGGGTTTGAACTGGCAAGGAGCTGGAGATCGCAATAAGttgaaaagataataataattgtagaaataaaaagaagggTTTTCCCTTCTGTCTTTCATGTTTCCCCCTTCCTTCCACCTACTAAAGCTCTCTCTTCcccctcttctctttcttcctcttttcactttctttttctcctcctcctcttatCTCCCCTGTCATCACAATCTACCTTCTCCCTTTGGTGACCGTCTTTCAATAAGTATGGGAATGGTTCTATCTTTCGATTAACGTTTGTAAATGGGCGTTTGCTCTTCTAATCAGTACAATTCATTTCTTGGTCATCTGATCAAGGAACACAAGATAGATTTGTTGGCTATATATttgcaattttgtttctttgtatTCTGTTATAGGTTATAACGATTGTTTGGGGCTAAATGTTTGGAATTCTTCACACCATTTCTTTTATCTTGATTAGGCTGtaaaaaaacaagaataattgATAAAATGCTCGAAATCGATTTGGCCAAACTAGCATCTAgctccgtttttttttttttttttggaaccccacctaaatatttcattcataaaatcaGTCATTACAAAGCTTATCATTCATTATAGAATTAAAGATACATTGGCCCCTCTTTCATCCATATCTGGTcactcttataaaaaaagagcTAGTTTGGCTAGCTAATGAGCTACCTCATTTGCTTCTGTATGTAAATTGGCCTCTCAATTGTGGTCTTCCAATTAGTAATCTTCTATTATCATCAATTAACTGTCTGTGCTAAGTCCAGCCCTCTTCGCCACTGTTGGTTGCTTCTATAAGAGCTTGAGTATCTCCTTCGAATACTATCGTTGTAAAACCTAGCCCTATACAAAATTCCATAGCCCCTCTCAGTGCAAGAGCTTCAAGTATACTTGCGCATAAGGAAGCCAATATCTCTCCCTCCGAATCTCTCACAATAACTCCAAGCCCAACTCTCCTTGAATGAGCATCAATAGAAGCATCCCAATTTGCTTtcacttcatttttttctttgttcttttttcaaTCTAATCAATTCCCTCACATTCCCAGATGAGTTTTGTTGTTCCTTTCCGTTGATCTGAGCTTGCTTGAATTCCTCTAGCCCTTAGTATCTTGAATTAACTTTGTTGGACATTCAAACTGGTTTACAAAGATAAAAGCATTTATTCGGATCCACATCCTTCTCATTATTTTCGCCACCAACTCTTACTCCTTGTATCGAAGCTTCACTATCAAAATTTTCCACAACTCCAGAAAGTCTTCCTCTGATCTCGACTATTTGTGTACAGGACGACCTGAATTTGTCCACAAATCATTAGCTGCTGGGCAACTTCACAGAGAATGGCCATTTGATTCCGCATCTAATTCACATATAAGACAAAGGGGAGTATCTATTATCTTCCTTGTTGTTAACACCCAAAAACGGCGCAACCTGGAAGGGGAGAAAGATCCATTCCTGGACGCACTGAGGTAGGCTGGGCCTCGATTGGTGAGGTGCGGAGCCCCCGGCGTGATCCAATGCGGCTGTACAGTGTTGTGCATATGTCCATGGCAGTGAACATTATTTAAATGTAGAGAATATAAGGAGAGATGGATAcacagatttatgtggttcggtaCTAAGCCTACGTCTACGGGGGTTTCGAGAGGggagattccactataatatgcttgtttacagtctctcgtagcctctcatttctcattataTAATGGGAGTTGAAAATCTACTTGTTAGAGAAGATTTTCTCTTTGGAGCTCTCTGcctagaggttgaagaagcagCCGAAGAAGACGCCTGGCCAAAAATCTCTCCAAGCAtttcaaagaaaagaagtttTAGAAGTCGTAGGCACCCTATCTCTTTTGTCTAACCTTTTTCATGCGTGCACCTCGGTAGTGGTTGAGGGATGTCTGCTTTGTGTGTCTGACCATTTCTCCCTTTCCTATTTTCTCATGACACCTCCCTACCTCCTGACACCCTCACCCTCTTGTCCCTTCTtgtcccctctccctctctcttattttgtcttctagtgatggTCCCTTGATAGGCTGGGTTTTGAAAACCATTTTCAACCTGATGTATTTTACCTCCTCAGAGTTGCCTGTGATTCTTACGGGCAATTTGTTTCAAAGAAGATTTT
Above is a genomic segment from Juglans microcarpa x Juglans regia isolate MS1-56 chromosome 1D, Jm3101_v1.0, whole genome shotgun sequence containing:
- the LOC121254413 gene encoding pirin-like protein translates to MFQNLLSLFCFVLAPLYFLYVCVQHLSPKSATVFKRKPSTPKAEYIQNIMAESGQPPFFDKPRLVVNKVLARAQQESAGGIFRRCIGRSELKSLDPFLMFVDFSLTPPSGFPDHPHRGFETVTYMLQGGLVHQDFAGNKGTIRTGDVQWMTAGRGIIHSEMPAGEGPSKGFQLWINLASKDKMTEPSYQELLTEEIKRAEEDGVEVRVIAGESMGVRSSVYTRTPTMYLDFTLNPGAQVHQKIPESWNSFAYIIEGEGVFGSSNSSPVAPHNLLVLGPGDGVSVWNRSSKKLRFVLIGGQPLNEPVAQYGPFVMNTQAEISRAIEDYQYFKNGFELARSWRSQ